In Pantoea cypripedii, the following proteins share a genomic window:
- a CDS encoding phage terminase large subunit family protein, which produces MRQATAAAIRKNTATILRAPRKLPVAEAVNKFMRVPVGVGNSVEWDPDVAPYIIEPMNCLASREYDAVVFVGPARTGKTIGLIDGWVVYNVVCDPSDMLVVQMTEEKAREHSKKRLARTFRVSPEVAKRLSPLRNDNNVHDRTFLAGNYLKIGWPSVNIMSSSDFKCVALTDYDRFPENIDGEGDGFSLASKRTTTFMSAGMTLVEGSPGREITDTKWKRQTPHEAPPTTGSLSLYNRGDRRRLYWPCPHCGEYFQPSMEAMTGYREDTDPVKASESAHVCCPHCNKVITADKKRELNKAHVWLREGEKIDAAGNRSGEPRRSRIASFWMEGPAAAYQTWAQLTYKLLTAEHEYETTGSEETLKAVINTDWGRPYLPRAATETRKAETLMARAETVNRRTVPDGVHFLVATVDVQAGKNKRFVVQVTGYGAHGERWIVDRYNIRHSLRCGPDGESLPINPGAYPEDWDLLRSDVLDKHWPMSSDPSVSLPLLAMAVDSAGEDGVTDNAYKFWRKCRQDGVHKRVYLFKGDSASRSKLITKTLPDNTDRPNRSAEARGDVPLYLLQTNQLKDRINNALLRDSPGPNYVHFPDWLGEWFYDELTYEERSTDGKWHKPGKGANEAFDLLVYAQALVILRGYERINWDSPPEWARSPDKPSNHPRVQQSQPVARQTEPEIKQTETRQAATPSAWAPASNGGWL; this is translated from the coding sequence ATGCGTCAGGCCACGGCAGCAGCGATCAGGAAAAATACTGCCACGATATTACGTGCGCCGCGTAAGTTACCCGTTGCGGAAGCAGTTAATAAGTTTATGCGCGTTCCTGTCGGGGTGGGTAACTCTGTCGAATGGGACCCCGATGTTGCTCCTTATATCATTGAGCCGATGAACTGCCTGGCGTCCCGTGAATATGACGCCGTGGTTTTTGTTGGTCCGGCGAGGACGGGTAAAACCATCGGCCTGATAGACGGCTGGGTTGTTTATAACGTGGTCTGTGATCCTTCTGACATGCTGGTTGTCCAGATGACAGAAGAAAAGGCGCGTGAGCATTCCAAGAAGCGCCTTGCCCGTACATTTCGCGTCAGTCCCGAAGTGGCGAAGCGACTCAGTCCGCTGAGAAATGATAATAACGTTCATGACCGGACATTCCTGGCGGGCAATTACCTGAAGATTGGCTGGCCGTCAGTCAACATCATGTCATCGTCCGATTTTAAATGTGTAGCGCTGACGGATTATGACCGTTTCCCGGAGAATATTGACGGTGAAGGCGACGGATTCTCGCTTGCCTCTAAACGTACCACAACGTTTATGTCAGCCGGTATGACGCTCGTTGAAGGTTCACCGGGCAGGGAAATTACCGACACGAAATGGAAGCGGCAGACCCCGCATGAAGCGCCGCCGACCACTGGAAGCCTGTCTCTGTATAACCGTGGCGACCGTCGCCGACTTTACTGGCCCTGTCCTCATTGTGGTGAATACTTTCAGCCTTCTATGGAGGCGATGACAGGCTACCGGGAAGATACTGACCCGGTTAAAGCCAGTGAATCGGCTCATGTCTGCTGCCCGCATTGCAATAAAGTCATCACAGCAGATAAAAAGCGTGAACTAAATAAGGCGCATGTCTGGTTACGCGAAGGGGAGAAAATTGATGCTGCTGGCAATCGTTCAGGAGAGCCGCGCCGCTCGCGTATTGCTTCTTTCTGGATGGAAGGCCCCGCAGCAGCCTATCAGACCTGGGCGCAGCTTACCTATAAGCTACTGACAGCCGAACATGAATATGAGACGACCGGCAGTGAAGAAACGCTGAAGGCGGTTATCAACACTGACTGGGGGCGTCCTTATCTGCCACGGGCAGCGACCGAAACCCGTAAAGCTGAAACCCTGATGGCGCGAGCTGAGACGGTAAACCGTCGCACTGTGCCGGATGGTGTGCATTTTCTGGTGGCAACGGTGGATGTGCAGGCCGGTAAAAATAAACGCTTTGTTGTTCAGGTGACTGGTTACGGTGCTCATGGCGAGCGCTGGATTGTTGACCGATACAATATCCGGCATTCCCTGCGATGCGGACCCGATGGTGAAAGTTTGCCAATCAATCCAGGTGCGTACCCGGAAGACTGGGACCTGCTGCGATCTGATGTGCTCGATAAGCACTGGCCTATGTCATCTGACCCTTCGGTTTCGCTCCCTTTACTGGCAATGGCAGTTGACTCTGCCGGTGAGGATGGCGTAACCGATAACGCTTACAAATTCTGGCGCAAATGTCGCCAGGACGGCGTGCACAAACGTGTGTACCTCTTCAAAGGGGACAGCGCCAGCCGCAGCAAGCTGATCACCAAAACGTTACCTGACAACACCGACAGGCCAAACAGAAGCGCTGAAGCGCGTGGCGATGTGCCTCTGTATCTGCTTCAGACAAACCAGCTTAAAGACAGGATAAATAATGCGCTTCTGCGTGATTCCCCCGGTCCTAATTATGTGCATTTCCCTGACTGGCTGGGTGAATGGTTTTATGACGAACTGACCTACGAAGAGAGAAGTACAGACGGGAAATGGCATAAACCGGGCAAAGGCGCTAACGAGGCGTTTGACCTGCTGGTTTACGCCCAGGCGCTGGTCATATTACGTGGGTATGAGCGCATTAACTGGGACAGCCCACCGGAGTGGGCGCGGTCACCGGATAAACCGTCCAACCATCCCAGAGTCCAGCAATCTCAGCCGGTGGCACGGCAAACCGAACCTGAAATAAAACAAACGGAGACACGCCAGGCAGCAACGCCTTCAGCGTGGGCACCCGCATCTAACGGAGGCTGGCTATGA
- a CDS encoding phage portal protein, whose amino-acid sequence MTLLDNAIGLISPGWKAARLRSRLEIRAYEAAMPTRTHRARRENRNANQVNQFGGRSIREQARWLDNNHDLVIGLLDKLEERIVGKQGIVVDPQPMLKSGLLAVDFSRQIRTAWAEWSVSPDVTGKFTRPSLERLMARTWLRDGEVFAQLVQGEAPGLNKPNGIPYWLEALEPDFVPLELNDPGKSLTQGVYLNDWGAPTKYAVYKNLAAKGLLLGDTKDIAADNMLHLKFTRRLHQVRGNSLLTGILIRLSAMKEYEDSELTAARIAAALGMYIKKGDGMTYDDANTSGARELDIQPGMLFDNLMPGEDIGMIKSDRPNANLESFRNGQLRAVAAGSRSSFSSISRNYSGNYSSQRQELVESFEGYGILQDEFVGAVTRPMYRKWLNMAIISGVIKVPAEVDPSTLMTAVYSGPVMPWIDPLKEAGAWKSMIRGGSATESDWVRARGANPGEIKRRRKAEIDENKELGLVFDTDPANDKGATSGQQKEE is encoded by the coding sequence ATGACATTACTGGATAACGCCATCGGGCTGATTTCACCCGGCTGGAAAGCGGCCCGACTGCGTTCCCGGCTGGAAATCCGGGCCTATGAAGCCGCTATGCCGACACGTACGCACCGGGCCAGGCGTGAAAACCGCAACGCTAATCAGGTCAATCAGTTCGGTGGACGCTCAATCAGAGAGCAGGCCCGATGGCTGGATAATAATCATGACCTGGTTATCGGACTGCTGGACAAGTTAGAGGAACGAATTGTAGGCAAACAGGGAATAGTCGTTGACCCTCAACCGATGCTTAAAAGCGGGTTACTAGCTGTCGATTTCTCAAGGCAAATCCGTACCGCTTGGGCTGAATGGTCGGTATCGCCAGATGTCACAGGTAAATTTACGCGGCCTTCCCTTGAGAGGTTAATGGCGAGGACCTGGCTAAGGGATGGGGAGGTATTTGCCCAGTTAGTACAGGGTGAGGCTCCTGGCCTGAATAAACCTAATGGAATCCCTTACTGGTTAGAGGCTCTTGAGCCGGATTTTGTCCCGCTTGAATTGAATGATCCGGGCAAGTCATTAACGCAGGGAGTCTACCTGAATGACTGGGGAGCACCGACGAAATACGCTGTTTATAAAAACCTGGCCGCAAAAGGGTTACTTCTTGGCGACACTAAGGATATTGCCGCCGATAACATGCTTCATCTGAAATTCACCCGCCGATTGCACCAGGTCAGGGGGAACAGCCTTCTTACCGGCATTCTTATCCGTCTGAGCGCAATGAAAGAGTACGAAGACTCAGAACTGACCGCAGCGCGTATCGCTGCGGCGCTCGGGATGTACATAAAAAAAGGCGACGGCATGACGTATGACGACGCCAACACCTCTGGCGCGCGTGAACTCGATATTCAGCCGGGCATGCTTTTTGACAATCTTATGCCGGGTGAAGATATCGGCATGATCAAGTCAGACAGGCCTAATGCCAATCTTGAATCGTTCCGCAACGGCCAGTTACGCGCGGTGGCCGCAGGCAGTCGCAGCAGCTTTTCCAGTATTTCCCGAAACTACAGCGGCAACTACAGTTCCCAGCGTCAGGAGCTGGTGGAGTCATTCGAAGGATATGGAATTCTTCAGGATGAATTCGTGGGAGCCGTAACCCGACCGATGTACCGTAAGTGGCTGAACATGGCAATCATTTCCGGTGTTATTAAAGTTCCCGCCGAGGTAGACCCGTCAACATTAATGACCGCAGTTTACAGCGGTCCGGTGATGCCGTGGATTGACCCACTAAAAGAGGCTGGCGCGTGGAAATCAATGATCCGTGGCGGCTCTGCAACGGAAAGTGACTGGGTGCGCGCACGCGGCGCTAATCCGGGTGAAATTAAGCGCCGCCGCAAAGCGGAGATTGATGAAAACAAAGAGCTGGGTCTGGTATTTGATACTGATCCGGCAAACGACAAAGGGGCGACCAGTGGTCAGCAAAAAGAAGAGTAA
- a CDS encoding ClpP-like prohead protease/major capsid protein fusion protein → MKASGESAADIYIYDEIGYWGVTAQSFAASLKALGDIDHINLHIHSPGGDVFDGIAIYNLLNAHSATKTVYIDGIAASMASVIAMVGNPIIMPENAMMMIHKPWGITGGDANDMRDYADLLDKVEAVLIPSYAKKTGKTTEELAGMLGEETWMTAQECIEHGFADQLTPAVQAMARINSKRIEEFEAMPRSLKNLLNTAPKATTPTNQQSAPQPTAPVSQALPVAAPDEAAIRAQIHAEQRQRAEGIRNLFASFGGRHQELQTQCLEDIDCSVDQAKDKLLAALGKEATPTNRSAAATHIHASNGNFTGDNIRQALMARAGYESRDSENPFNAMSMREYARMSLTERGIGVASYNPMQMVGLALTHGTSDFGNILLDVANKSILMGWDDAPETFEEWTKKGQLSDFKTAHRVGLGGFPSLRQVREGAEYKYVTTGDKGETIALATYGEIFSITRQAIINDDLNQLTDVPLKMGRAAKATIGDLVYAILTGNPKMSDGKALFSADHGNLARGGIDVTGLDAARQLMRRHKDGTSKRTLNIRPAFLLVPTALETLANQTVKSASVKGADVNAGVINPIQNFASIIAEPRLDDDSASKWYLSAAQGMDTIEVAYLNGVDAPYIDQMEGFNTDGIATKVRIDAGVAPLDYRGLVKSDGDQGS, encoded by the coding sequence ATGAAAGCCAGCGGTGAGAGTGCAGCGGATATTTATATCTACGATGAGATTGGGTACTGGGGCGTCACTGCCCAGTCGTTTGCCGCCAGCCTGAAGGCGCTCGGCGACATTGATCACATCAATCTCCATATTCACTCTCCAGGCGGCGATGTGTTCGACGGCATTGCCATTTACAACCTGCTGAATGCCCATTCAGCCACCAAAACGGTTTACATCGATGGCATTGCCGCTTCGATGGCGTCCGTGATTGCAATGGTCGGCAACCCCATCATCATGCCTGAAAACGCCATGATGATGATCCATAAGCCCTGGGGAATTACCGGTGGTGATGCCAACGATATGCGTGATTACGCCGACCTGCTGGATAAGGTGGAAGCAGTGCTCATCCCGTCTTATGCCAAAAAAACCGGCAAAACCACTGAAGAACTGGCCGGAATGCTGGGTGAAGAAACCTGGATGACCGCGCAGGAATGCATTGAACACGGCTTTGCCGATCAGTTAACCCCCGCAGTGCAGGCGATGGCCCGCATTAACTCCAAACGTATTGAGGAATTCGAAGCTATGCCACGTTCTCTTAAAAACCTGCTGAATACTGCCCCGAAAGCGACTACCCCGACCAATCAGCAGTCAGCACCACAGCCCACTGCACCGGTATCACAAGCCTTGCCGGTTGCAGCACCTGATGAAGCAGCCATCCGTGCGCAGATTCATGCCGAGCAGCGCCAGCGTGCGGAAGGTATCCGAAACCTGTTTGCCAGCTTTGGTGGTCGCCACCAGGAATTGCAGACCCAATGCCTGGAAGATATCGACTGTTCTGTTGATCAGGCAAAAGATAAACTGCTGGCCGCGCTGGGTAAAGAAGCTACGCCGACCAACCGCAGCGCAGCCGCTACACACATTCATGCGAGCAACGGTAATTTTACCGGTGACAATATCCGTCAGGCACTGATGGCGCGTGCTGGCTATGAAAGCCGCGACAGTGAAAACCCGTTCAATGCCATGTCCATGCGTGAATATGCCCGTATGTCACTGACTGAGCGCGGGATTGGTGTTGCGTCGTACAACCCGATGCAGATGGTGGGGCTGGCACTGACGCACGGCACCTCTGATTTCGGCAATATTCTGCTGGATGTGGCGAATAAATCCATCCTGATGGGCTGGGATGATGCGCCGGAAACGTTTGAAGAGTGGACCAAAAAAGGGCAGCTGTCGGACTTCAAAACGGCGCATCGCGTTGGCCTGGGTGGCTTCCCGTCACTGCGTCAGGTGCGTGAAGGTGCAGAATACAAATATGTCACCACGGGTGATAAGGGTGAAACCATCGCACTGGCGACTTACGGCGAAATCTTCTCCATTACCCGCCAGGCAATCATCAATGACGATCTGAACCAGCTGACCGATGTTCCGCTGAAGATGGGCCGCGCCGCAAAAGCGACCATCGGCGATCTGGTGTACGCCATTCTGACCGGTAATCCGAAAATGTCTGATGGTAAAGCACTGTTCAGCGCCGATCACGGCAACCTCGCCAGAGGTGGTATCGATGTGACCGGACTTGACGCCGCCCGTCAGCTGATGCGCCGCCATAAAGATGGCACTTCCAAGCGTACCCTGAATATCCGTCCGGCATTCCTGCTGGTACCGACCGCACTGGAAACCCTCGCTAACCAGACGGTGAAATCTGCCAGCGTAAAAGGTGCGGATGTTAACGCCGGTGTCATCAACCCGATCCAGAACTTCGCCAGCATCATTGCTGAGCCGCGACTTGACGATGACAGCGCATCCAAATGGTATCTGTCAGCAGCCCAAGGTATGGACACTATTGAGGTTGCTTACCTTAACGGTGTGGATGCGCCTTACATCGACCAGATGGAAGGGTTTAACACGGACGGCATCGCCACGAAAGTGCGCATTGATGCCGGTGTGGCCCCGCTTGATTATCGTGGTCTGGTCAAATCTGACGGAGATCAGGGTTCCTGA
- a CDS encoding DUF2190 family protein has translation MAKNFVQNGNTIPLLNSGSEVIASGDLVVVGNIVAIAITDIAEQDTGDGFTEGVFQLPKVSADAFTQGAAVYVSNGTAQASAVDGTFAGIAWESAVAGTTVVNVKINAGAAPAAAASGG, from the coding sequence ATGGCTAAGAATTTCGTACAGAACGGTAACACTATTCCCTTGCTTAACTCAGGTTCAGAAGTGATTGCCAGCGGTGATCTTGTGGTGGTCGGCAATATTGTGGCGATCGCCATCACCGATATTGCGGAGCAGGACACGGGCGACGGCTTCACGGAGGGCGTTTTCCAGCTGCCGAAAGTCAGTGCGGATGCGTTCACACAAGGTGCAGCGGTGTATGTCAGTAATGGCACTGCGCAGGCCAGCGCAGTGGATGGCACCTTTGCCGGTATTGCCTGGGAAAGTGCGGTAGCTGGCACCACGGTGGTGAATGTGAAGATCAATGCAGGCGCAGCACCGGCTGCGGCGGCAAGTGGCGGCTAA
- a CDS encoding phage tail protein, translating to MSIKGLEQAIANLNSISKTAVPRASSQAVNRVAVRAIGRSSSVVSRDTRVQRKLVMQRSKLKKASVNNPVATLRVNRGDLPAIKLGLARVQLSRRIGRTRGADSVLKIGKFDFPGAFIQRLANGRWHVLRRTGKTRYPVEVVKIPMSVPLTTAFKDQLPKLMDTDMPKEMAAALKNQFRIIIKR from the coding sequence ATGAGCATAAAAGGACTGGAGCAGGCGATAGCTAACCTGAACAGCATCAGTAAGACTGCCGTTCCGCGCGCTTCATCTCAGGCCGTTAACCGCGTGGCCGTTCGGGCCATAGGGCGAAGTAGCTCCGTTGTTTCGCGTGACACCCGCGTGCAGCGAAAGCTGGTTATGCAGCGATCTAAGCTGAAAAAAGCCTCCGTGAATAACCCGGTGGCTACCCTGCGGGTTAACCGTGGCGATTTGCCTGCCATCAAGCTGGGCCTGGCTCGTGTGCAGCTTTCCCGCCGTATCGGGCGCACGCGCGGCGCTGATAGCGTGCTGAAAATCGGGAAATTCGATTTTCCGGGAGCGTTTATTCAGCGGCTGGCAAACGGGCGCTGGCACGTTCTGCGAAGGACGGGGAAAACCCGTTATCCGGTTGAAGTGGTCAAGATTCCGATGTCCGTTCCTCTCACCACAGCTTTTAAGGACCAGCTTCCGAAGCTGATGGATACGGATATGCCAAAGGAAATGGCCGCAGCCCTTAAAAATCAGTTCAGGATAATCATCAAGCGATGA
- the gpU gene encoding phage tail terminator protein: MNKHILIRKAVIDSLNTAITDASVRWYDGRPATLNADELPAVAVYLTDAQPTGSVLDADEWQAVLHVEVFLKASSPDSELDSWVENNIYPAFADMPALSALAETVVAEGYDYQRDDEMATWGSADLRHTLTYYL, translated from the coding sequence ATGAATAAGCACATTCTTATCCGAAAGGCCGTTATTGATTCACTGAATACGGCTATCACTGACGCATCAGTACGCTGGTATGACGGGCGACCAGCAACCCTTAATGCTGATGAATTACCTGCCGTGGCGGTTTACCTGACAGATGCACAGCCTACCGGCAGCGTACTTGACGCCGATGAATGGCAGGCCGTTCTGCATGTGGAGGTGTTCCTGAAGGCGTCCAGCCCTGATTCCGAGCTGGATAGCTGGGTTGAAAACAATATTTACCCTGCTTTTGCTGATATGCCCGCGCTGTCGGCACTGGCTGAAACGGTTGTTGCGGAAGGGTACGACTACCAGCGCGATGACGAAATGGCGACGTGGGGGTCTGCTGACCTGCGTCACACACTGACGTATTACCTGTGA
- the gpG gene encoding phage tail assembly chaperone G: MFLKKEEFTFNGESVTVSELSALQRIEMLEYLAREERAQKSVSENEPEEVKAAGLVGVNIRAGARLVAMSLWHGTDKTLSVDDLHQQVLETWPVEAIGKADTQVKLLSGMIKPVTSDEEAAEDTAEEEAEPESLQKS, from the coding sequence ATGTTTCTGAAGAAGGAAGAGTTCACCTTTAACGGTGAGTCAGTAACGGTTTCTGAGCTTTCCGCTCTGCAACGCATTGAGATGCTTGAATACCTTGCCAGAGAAGAGAGGGCGCAGAAGTCTGTGTCTGAAAATGAGCCGGAAGAGGTGAAAGCCGCAGGTCTGGTCGGGGTGAACATTCGCGCCGGTGCGCGTCTGGTTGCCATGTCGCTCTGGCATGGCACCGATAAAACGCTCTCCGTTGATGATCTGCATCAGCAGGTGCTTGAGACATGGCCCGTAGAGGCAATCGGAAAAGCTGATACGCAGGTAAAGCTGCTGTCGGGCATGATCAAGCCTGTCACCTCCGATGAGGAAGCAGCAGAGGATACCGCAGAGGAAGAGGCCGAGCCGGAATCCCTGCAAAAGTCCTGA
- a CDS encoding phage tail assembly protein T → MKLAREFHRPDWRAMLAGMTSSELEQWHEFYQENHFSDALLDAHFAALNLTVFTLACGENDLTPGHFSLLSPALTRALPEPDEDHDEKMMALAEGVHGGVRYGPVSG, encoded by the coding sequence ATGAAGCTGGCAAGGGAGTTTCACCGGCCTGACTGGCGTGCAATGCTCGCCGGTATGACGTCCAGTGAGCTGGAGCAATGGCACGAATTTTACCAGGAAAATCATTTCTCTGATGCCCTTCTTGATGCGCATTTCGCCGCGCTTAACCTTACCGTCTTCACGCTTGCTTGCGGGGAAAATGACCTGACCCCCGGCCACTTCAGCCTGCTTTCCCCTGCCTTAACCCGTGCATTACCTGAGCCGGATGAGGACCACGATGAAAAAATGATGGCGCTCGCTGAGGGCGTTCACGGAGGTGTGCGCTATGGCCCAGTCAGTGGGTGA